A single genomic interval of Drosophila virilis strain 15010-1051.87 chromosome 2, Dvir_AGI_RSII-ME, whole genome shotgun sequence harbors:
- the Exd2 gene encoding exonuclease 3'-5' domain-containing protein 2, whose amino-acid sequence MNNQTANNTKRWALLAASLGLVFVLVRQRQSIWKILCRSPLQLQHKRIEVITSVNESQRILNELKSHCESFKVLGFDCEWITVGGTRRPVALLQLSSYKGLCALFRLCCMKQIPKDLRELLEDDSVIKVGVAPQDDAMKLSHDFGVGVASTLDLRYMAIMSGHPAEGLGKLSQTHLNYVLDKNWRLACSNWEAPQLEAAQLNYAANDALAAVAIFQKLSRDLEPRTFWDWRPPKFEQLRPKIEPFLDVDFTKGFAAGLSKSQTETDSPSSPLTGKAKHKRNKKPQQQQQQQQVRSLGTLSKAFYDNCVLEAPDGELLCTIDRRKASWYLNQKLGTQISEKPFTVRLNFEPAGRAVGDVGRYYQTPKENQCVVCGRRDAYLRKNVVPREYRKHFPVVMKSHTSHDILLLCPSCHQLSNISDNKIRNKLAATCEAPFGHGEGVSKYHDDQQLRNVKCAGKALLLQSDRMPIQKVAQLQKTILDYYTDTTEITPELLQKAADLECRVPNESYCQHGKKVVQMYRDKFGGLVELERLWREHFLHTMQPKFLPELWNVNHNADRLEVRASEGRIDNEDLVVAGLESATSINNVARS is encoded by the exons ATGAACAACCAAACCGCCAACAACACAAAACGTTGGGCGCTGCTCGCCGCCAGCTTGGGCCTGGTCTTTGTGCTCGTGCGGCAGAGGCAATCCATATGGAAAATCCTCTGTCGCAGTCCcctccagctgcagcacaaACGCATCGAGGTTATCACCTCGGTGAACGAGTCGCAACGTATTCTAAACGAGCTAAAGAG CCACTGTGAGTCATTCAAGGTTCTGGGCTTTGACTGCGAATGGATCACTGTGGGCGGCACACGCAGGCCGGTGGCCCTGCTCCAGCTCAGCTCGTACAAGGGTCTTTGTGCGCTCTTTCGTCTCTGCTGCATGAAGCAAATACCCAAGGATTTGCGTGAGCTGCTCGAGGATGATTCCGTTATcaaggtgggcgtggcaccgCAAGATGATGCCATGAAGCTATCGCATGATTTTGGTGTCGGCGTCGCCAGCACCCTTGATTTGCGCTACATGGCCATCATGTCCGGGCATCCGGCAGAGGGTCTGGGCAAGCTATCGCAGACACATCTGAACTATGTGCTGGACAAGAACTGGCGGCTAGCCTGCTCCAACTGGGAGGCGCCACAGCTGGAGGCCGCTCAGCTTAACTATGCGGCCAATGATGCCCTCGCCGCTGTGGCCATATTTCAAAAGCTATCCAGAGACTTGGAGCCGCGTACATTTTGGGATTGGCGTCCGCCTAAATTCGAGCAGCTGCGTCCAAAAATAGAGCCATTTCTGGACGTGGACTTTACGAAAGGTTTTGCCGCCGGTCTGAGCAAATCACAGACAGAAACAGACAGTCCCAGCAGCCCGCTAACAGGCAAAGCCAAGCACAAGAGAAACAAgaagccacaacagcaacagcagcagcagcaagtccGCAGTTTGGGCACCCTGTCGAAAGCCTTTTATGACAACTGCGTGCTGGAGGCGCCCGATGGCGAACTGCTCTGCACCATTGATCGCCGCAAGGCCTCCTGGTACTTAAATCAGAAGCTGGGCACACAAATCAGCGAGAAGCCCTTTACGGTGCGCCTGAATTTTGAACCGGCGGGTCGCGCGGTCGGAGATGTGGGTCGCTACTATCAGACGCCCAAGGAGAACCAGTGTGTGGTCTGCGGGCGGCGGGATGCCTATTTACGGAAAAATGTGGTGCCACGCGAATATCGCAAACATTTTCCCGTTGTCATGAAATCGCACACATCCCACGACATACTCCTGCTCTGTCCCAGCTGCCATCAGCTGAGCAATATATCGGATAACAAAATACGGAACAAGCTGGCGGCCACATGCGAGGCGCCCTTTGGCCATGGCGAGGGCGTCTCCAAGTACCATGATGATCAGCAGCTTAG AAACGTCAAGTGCGCTGGCAAGGCTCTGCTGTTGCAGAGCGATCGCATGCCCATCCAAAAAGTCGCACAGCTGCAGAAAACCATTTTGGACTACTACACAGACACCACCGAAATAACGCCGGAGCTGCTGCAAAAGGCCGCCGACTTGGAGTGCCGTGTGCCCAACGAGTCGTACTGCCAGCATGGCAAGAAGGTGGTGCAAATGTATCGGGATAAATTTGGTGGCCTCGTGGAGCTGGAACGTTTGTGGCGGGAGCACTTTCTGCATACAATGCAGCCAAAATTTTTGCCCGAGCTATGGAATGTCAATCACAATGCAGATCGCTTAGAGGTGCGTGCCAGCGAGGGTCGCATCGACAATGAAGATTTGGTTGTGGCAGGTCTGGAATCGGCAACTAGTATAAATAATGTAGCTAGATCCTAG